Proteins found in one Anopheles aquasalis chromosome 3, idAnoAquaMG_Q_19, whole genome shotgun sequence genomic segment:
- the LOC126576984 gene encoding LIM homeobox transcription factor 1-beta: MLEFYHNLNINSGLPSAPQSVDNSAKDTATSLLDGNERTDIVGTIKSEKTQEICEGCGQKIKDRYFMKLSPDQFWHEQCLLCCICRIQLNQTCYTKNTKVYCKDDYYRIFGVSPNQQQQQQQQQHPSHPQQQQQRDCYGCGERIAPSELVMRAKHLVYHLHCFLCYTCNRPLQKGEPFSIRAGKLVCQHDLEKDFYGAAAMHQHHHGAGAGAPGGVPGTGGAGGLHPPLHPVHLYGEDDYLLEDGLRTRDGRRGPKRPRTILTSAQRRQFKASFDVSPKPCRKVREALAKDTGLSVRVVQVWFQNQRAKMKKISRKSKSNGNGGDGEKNHSDKDDKSIKLESPSSDHSHYLGLDSSYSSSSQPLNPNLPYSPDFPDNSDASLCSSDISLDENFDNVDENTSDTMSLQNLDLQPSLNGGGGLQGGPHLSNGGANHQQLQHQHQQQQHHQQQQLVNHNNNSISNPMAMAAGVAGSITHIDKLYLMQNSYFNSTQIEQ; the protein is encoded by the exons ATGTTGGAGTTCTATCACAATCTCAACATAAACTCCGGCCTCCCTTCGGCGCCGCAATCTGTTGATAACAGTGCAAAGGATACCGCCACGAGTCTCCTGGATGGAAACGAACGGACAG ATATCGTCGGTACGATCAAGAGCGAGAAAACGCAGGAAATATGCGAAGGATGTGGCCAAAAGATTAAGGATCGCTACTTCATGAAGCTCTCCCCGGACCAGTTCTGGCACGAGCAGTGCCTTCTCTGCTGCATTTGCCGCATACAGCTCAACCAGACGTGCTACACCAAGAACACCAAGGTCTACTGCAAGGACGATTACTACCG AATTTTCGGTGTTTCACcgaaccaacagcagcagcagcaacaacagcaacacccaTCGCacccgcagcaacagcaacaacgcgaTTGCTATGGTTGCGGTGAACGGATTGCACCGAGCGAGCTGGTGATGCGAGCGAAACATCTCGTGTACCATCTGCACTGCTTCCTGTGCTACACCTGCAATCGGCCACTGCAGAAGGGCGAACCATTTTCGATCCGTGCCGGAAAGCTCGTCTGCCAGCACGATCTTGAGAAGGACTTTTATGGAGCGGCCGCGatgcatcagcaccatcatggtGCAGGGGCTGGTGCGCCCGGTGGTGTTCCGggtaccggtggtgccggaggTCTACATCCGCCACTGCATCCGGTACATCTGTACGGTGAGGACGATTACCTGTTGGAGGATGGGCTGCGTACGAGGGATGGACGTCGTGGCCCCAAAAGACCGCGCACGATCCTTACATCTGCCCAACGACGGCAGTTCAAGGCTTCCTTCGATGTGTCTCCGAAACCGTGCCGTAAGGTCCGGGAAGCGCTGGCCAAGGATACCGGACTGTCGGTGCGAGTGGTGCAGGTCTGGTTCCAGAACCAACGGGCCAAGATGAAGAAGATATCGcgcaaatcgaaatcgaacggaaacgGGGGCGACGGAGAGAAGAACCATTCGGATAAGGACGACAAATCGATTAAGCTGGAATCACCGAGCAGTGACCACAGCCACTATCTCGGACTGGACAGTTCGTACAGTTCCTCCAGCCAACCTCTCAACCCCAATCTACCTTACTCGCCAG ACTTTCCCGACAACTCGGATGCTAGCCTGTGCAGTTCGGACATTTCGCTGGACGAAAACTTTGACAACGTCGACGAGAACACGTCCGACACGATGTCGTTACAGAACCTGGACCTGCAACCTAGTCtcaacggcggtggcggtcttCAAGGTGGCCCACATCTTAGCAACGGTGGCGCCAACCATCAACAGctacagcatcagcatcagcagcaacagcaccaccaacagcagcaactagtCAATCACAACAATAACTCCATCAGCAATCCGATGGCCATGGCAGCAGGCGTCGCCGGTAGCATAACGCACATCGACAAGCTCTACCTGATGCAAAACTCCTACTTCAATTCGACGCAGATCGAACAGTGA
- the LOC126576985 gene encoding U6 snRNA-associated Sm-like protein LSm2 gives MLFYSFFKSLVGKDVVVELKNDLSICGTLHSVDQYLNIKLTDISVTDPEKYPHMLSVKNCFIRGSVVRYVQLPGEEVDTQLLQDAARKEAVTSVR, from the exons ATG CTATTCTACTCCTTTTTCAAATCTCTGGTCGGGAAGGATGTGGTCGTGGAGCTGAAAAACGATCTTAG TATTTGTGGAACGCTGCATTCCGTCGACCAGTACCTCAACATAAAGCTTACCGATATCAGTGTAACGGATCCGGAAAAGTACCCGCACATGTTGTCGGTTAAAAACTGCTTCATCCGTGGTTCGGTCGTGCGGTATGTGCAGCTGCCCGGCGAGGAAGTCGACACGCAGTTGCTACAGGATGCCGCCAGAAAAGAGGCTGTAACGAGTGTTCGATAA